Proteins from a genomic interval of uncultured Campylobacter sp.:
- a CDS encoding DJ-1/PfpI family protein: MEAVNVLLFEGFTTMDALGPAEALSRALDDGRKCYEIEYFSATGGLVGGSTNAKIWTRKLDEMTKFDLLLVPGGFAARELAHEGEFIAILGELARRHEYVITACTGSVLLAKTGLLDVMEATSNKLSWQWATSEALNVRWIRAARWCVSGKFYTSSGVSAGIDAALGFIADMHGRDEAQRIARAMEYVWNSDKNAELF; this comes from the coding sequence ATGGAGGCGGTGAATGTTTTGCTTTTTGAGGGATTTACTACTATGGACGCGCTGGGGCCTGCCGAGGCGCTATCTAGGGCGCTGGATGACGGGCGAAAGTGCTATGAGATAGAGTATTTCTCGGCTACTGGCGGACTCGTCGGCGGCAGTACGAATGCTAAAATTTGGACGCGAAAGCTAGATGAGATGACCAAATTTGACCTCTTACTCGTGCCGGGCGGTTTTGCGGCTAGAGAGCTTGCGCACGAGGGCGAGTTTATCGCTATTTTGGGCGAGCTAGCGCGCAGACACGAGTACGTGATCACGGCGTGTACGGGCTCGGTTTTGCTAGCTAAAACAGGACTTTTGGACGTCATGGAGGCCACGAGCAACAAGTTATCGTGGCAGTGGGCGACCTCGGAGGCCCTGAATGTGCGCTGGATACGTGCGGCCAGGTGGTGCGTTAGCGGGAAATTTTACACTAGCTCGGGCGTGAGCGCGGGCATCGACGCGGCTCTGGGTTTTATCGCGGATATGCATGGTCGGGACGAGGCACAGCGTATCGCTCGAGCGATGGAGTACGTCTGGAATAGCGACAAAAACGCGGAGTTGTTTTAA
- a CDS encoding formate--tetrahydrofolate ligase → MLSDREIEASAKPQNIVKIGAKLGLGEEALDTFGKLKAKIEPRLGSAPSANLILVTATNPTPYGEGKTTVTVGLSDGLARIGKSVCAALREPSLGPVFGIKGGATGGGYSQVTPSEDINLHFNGDFHAITSANNLIAAMLDNHIHHGNALNIDPARVVFKRCMDMNDRSLREIEIGLEKSNNFTRKDGFVITAASEIMAILCLATDLKNLKERVENIVVAYDKEGGLVRAKSLNCAGAVCVLLKEAIKPNLVQTLEGTPVLIHGGPFANIAHGCNSVIATKTALNLAGYVVTEAGFGAELGAQKFLDIKCRTANLAPKCVVLVSTIRSLKYNGGCDKDGISQPNLDALKLGGENLKAHIENLKNFNQNVIVALNKFATDTDDEIAHVRALCEESGAEFSVCEGFLKGSAGTEDLAKKVAQICEKPAREINFTYEPADPVKTKIEKIATKIYGAKDVVFSPRAQEDLAEISRLGFESMPVCIAKTQYSFSSDAKLLGRPKGFSFEVSALEIRGGAGFIVVVSGSTMLMPGLPKVPAAEQMRAE, encoded by the coding sequence ATGCTAAGCGACAGAGAAATAGAAGCGAGTGCAAAGCCGCAAAATATCGTAAAAATCGGCGCAAAACTGGGACTAGGCGAGGAGGCGCTAGACACTTTCGGCAAGCTAAAAGCCAAGATCGAGCCGCGACTAGGCAGCGCGCCTAGCGCAAATCTCATCCTAGTTACCGCGACCAATCCGACACCGTACGGCGAGGGCAAAACGACCGTGACCGTCGGGCTATCAGACGGCTTAGCGCGTATCGGCAAAAGCGTGTGCGCCGCGCTTAGAGAGCCGAGCCTGGGGCCGGTTTTCGGTATAAAGGGCGGAGCGACGGGCGGCGGCTACTCGCAGGTGACGCCGAGCGAGGATATCAACCTGCACTTTAACGGCGACTTTCACGCTATCACCTCGGCAAATAACCTCATCGCGGCGATGCTAGATAACCACATCCACCACGGCAACGCCCTAAACATCGATCCTGCGCGTGTCGTTTTCAAGCGCTGCATGGATATGAACGACCGCTCGCTAAGGGAAATCGAGATAGGCCTTGAAAAGAGCAATAATTTTACCCGCAAGGACGGATTCGTAATCACGGCCGCTAGCGAAATAATGGCGATCCTGTGCCTCGCGACCGACCTAAAAAATCTAAAAGAGCGCGTCGAAAATATAGTCGTCGCCTACGATAAAGAGGGCGGCCTCGTGCGAGCAAAATCCCTAAACTGCGCCGGTGCCGTCTGCGTACTGTTAAAAGAGGCGATAAAACCAAACCTCGTGCAAACGCTTGAGGGCACGCCCGTGCTCATCCACGGCGGGCCGTTTGCAAACATCGCGCACGGCTGCAACAGCGTGATCGCGACCAAAACGGCGCTAAATTTAGCGGGCTACGTCGTGACCGAGGCGGGTTTTGGCGCAGAGCTGGGAGCGCAAAAATTCCTCGATATCAAGTGCCGAACCGCAAATTTAGCGCCAAAATGCGTCGTGCTAGTAAGCACCATCCGCTCGCTAAAATACAACGGCGGATGCGATAAAGACGGCATCTCGCAGCCAAATTTAGACGCGCTAAAGCTAGGCGGCGAAAACCTAAAAGCCCACATAGAAAATCTCAAAAACTTTAACCAAAACGTCATCGTCGCGCTCAATAAATTTGCGACCGACACGGACGACGAGATCGCCCACGTGCGCGCTCTTTGCGAGGAGTCGGGGGCTGAGTTTAGCGTGTGCGAGGGCTTTTTAAAGGGAAGTGCAGGCACGGAGGATCTAGCCAAAAAAGTCGCGCAAATCTGCGAAAAACCGGCTCGCGAGATAAACTTCACGTATGAGCCCGCCGACCCCGTCAAAACCAAGATCGAAAAGATCGCGACTAAAATTTACGGCGCCAAAGACGTCGTCTTTAGCCCGCGCGCGCAGGAGGATCTGGCCGAGATTTCGCGCCTAGGCTTTGAGAGTATGCCCGTTTGCATCGCAAAAACGCAGTATAGCTTTAGCTCGGATGCTAAGCTGCTAGGAAGGCCGAAAGGCTTTAGCTTCGAGGTTAGCGCGCTTGAGATCCGCGGCGGAGCGGGCTTTATAGTGGTGGTTAGCGGATCGACGATGCTGATGCCTGGACTGCCTAAAGTGCCTGCCGCCGAGCAGATGAGAGCGGAGTAA
- a CDS encoding pyrimidine dimer DNA glycosylase/endonuclease V, with protein sequence MRLWTISFKYLDAKGLVALWREALLAKNVLAGLTKGYKNHPQLDRFYAHENPLEAINAYLAGVYSQACARGYKFDAAKVGEFDERNLAKIAVSRGQIEYELAFLQEKLKSRDVEAYERNLSVKDIEIASIFKEVGGGIEPWEKVKI encoded by the coding sequence ATGAGACTTTGGACGATAAGCTTTAAATATCTCGACGCAAAGGGGCTCGTGGCGCTTTGGCGCGAGGCGCTGCTAGCTAAAAACGTGCTGGCTGGGCTTACTAAAGGCTACAAAAATCACCCGCAGCTTGACCGCTTTTACGCGCATGAAAACCCGCTAGAGGCGATAAATGCGTATCTGGCGGGGGTTTACTCACAGGCCTGCGCTCGCGGGTATAAATTTGACGCGGCAAAAGTTGGTGAATTTGACGAGCGAAATTTAGCCAAAATAGCCGTCTCTCGTGGGCAGATAGAGTATGAATTAGCCTTTTTGCAAGAGAAGCTAAAATCGCGCGACGTCGAGGCTTACGAGCGAAATTTAAGCGTAAAAGATATAGAAATCGCGAGCATTTTTAAAGAGGTCGGGGGCGGAATCGAGCCGTGGGAAAAGGTGAAAATTTAG
- the uvrA gene encoding excinuclease ABC subunit UvrA, with protein MNDTIKITGAREHNLKNLNLEIPKNKLVVFTGLSGSGKSTLAFDTLYAEGQRRYMESLSSYARQFLDRVGKPDVDKIEGLTPAIAIDQKTTSKNPRSTVGTITEIYDYLRLLYARIGIQHCHKCGKPISKMSASDIINEIQKLPQGAKVVIYAPLVREKKGTWADLIENLRGKGYVRAQIDGVQVRLDEEIELAKTKKHTIKLIVDRIVIDADNAQRLAQDVEKALNESYGEVEIEIANAEELGLKESFIHYSEHSACFDCKISFTPLEPLSFSFNSPKGACERCDGLGIRYSLDLTKVIDEEKSIEGGAIKLLYGYNMSYYYKFLLAFCEQNGIDVKRPYCELSEDEKRLVLYGNVKEVEFFWKKNKLLRKFEGALKITHGLLKDYKDFDEYMSEKICDDCGGHRLKPQSLAVKVAGRGIGEILDMSIENCTAFFSDESNFSYLSEYDRTIAKPIFKEINERLFFLYDVGLGYLSLGRDARTISGGEAQRIRIASQIGSGLSGVMYVLDEPSIGLHERDTLKLIKTLRNLQAKGNSVIVVEHDKKTIEEADYVVDIGPGAGKFGGQIVFAGDVKSLLGSSTQTALYINGEKEIDYRKDRKIDTWLEISNVNINNISNLSARFPLRNLVGITGVSGSGKSSLVLQTLLPEAQEQLNRAKKVKKVAGVNLSGLENLDKVIYLDQSPIGRTPRSNPATYTGVMDEIRGLFAQTKEAKLRGYKIGRFSFNVKGGRCEKCQGEGEITIEMHFLPDVNVVCDSCGGTRYNAQTLEILYKGKSIADVLNMSIDEAVEFFKSVPKIASKLTTLQDVGLGYITLGQNAVTLSGGEAQRVKLAKELSRSDTGNTLYILDEPTTGLHFADVDRLVRVLHHLVDLGNSVFVIEHNMDVIKNCDYIVDMGPEGGAKGGKIIAQGSVKEVAKNHAKTGSYTGKFLAEELENMKNAAKKAKKK; from the coding sequence ATGAACGACACCATCAAAATCACGGGCGCGCGCGAGCACAACCTAAAAAATTTAAATCTTGAAATTCCTAAAAACAAGCTCGTAGTTTTCACCGGACTTAGCGGCAGCGGCAAGAGCACGCTAGCCTTTGATACGCTTTATGCCGAGGGACAGCGCAGGTATATGGAGAGCCTCAGCAGCTACGCCAGGCAGTTTCTAGACCGCGTAGGCAAGCCCGACGTCGATAAGATCGAGGGTCTAACGCCTGCTATCGCGATAGATCAAAAAACCACGTCCAAAAACCCACGCTCGACCGTGGGCACGATAACGGAAATTTACGACTACCTGCGCCTTCTATACGCTCGCATCGGCATCCAGCACTGTCATAAGTGCGGCAAACCGATCTCTAAAATGTCGGCTAGCGATATCATAAACGAGATCCAAAAGCTCCCCCAGGGCGCTAAAGTCGTCATCTACGCTCCGCTCGTGCGCGAGAAAAAGGGCACGTGGGCGGATTTGATCGAAAATTTACGCGGCAAAGGCTACGTACGCGCCCAGATAGACGGCGTGCAGGTGAGATTAGACGAGGAGATCGAGCTAGCTAAAACCAAAAAACACACGATAAAGCTAATAGTAGACCGCATCGTGATAGATGCCGATAACGCGCAGCGCCTAGCCCAGGACGTAGAAAAAGCGCTAAATGAAAGCTACGGCGAGGTCGAGATCGAGATCGCAAACGCCGAAGAACTCGGGCTAAAAGAGAGCTTCATCCACTACAGCGAGCACTCGGCGTGCTTTGATTGTAAAATTTCATTTACGCCGCTAGAACCGCTTAGTTTTAGCTTTAACTCCCCAAAGGGCGCATGCGAGAGGTGCGACGGGCTTGGTATCAGATATAGCCTGGATCTCACCAAAGTGATCGACGAAGAAAAAAGCATCGAAGGCGGCGCGATAAAGCTTCTTTACGGCTACAATATGAGCTATTATTATAAATTTTTGCTGGCTTTTTGCGAGCAAAACGGTATCGACGTAAAGCGCCCCTACTGCGAGCTTAGCGAGGACGAGAAGCGCCTCGTGCTCTACGGCAACGTAAAAGAGGTCGAGTTTTTCTGGAAGAAAAACAAGCTGCTGCGCAAATTTGAAGGCGCGCTAAAAATCACTCACGGACTGCTAAAAGACTACAAGGACTTCGACGAATACATGAGCGAGAAGATCTGCGACGACTGCGGCGGACACAGGCTAAAGCCTCAAAGCCTAGCCGTCAAGGTCGCAGGGCGCGGTATCGGCGAAATTTTAGATATGAGTATCGAAAACTGCACCGCGTTTTTTTCAGACGAGTCAAATTTTAGCTACCTTAGCGAATACGACAGGACGATTGCCAAGCCGATATTTAAGGAGATAAACGAGAGGCTGTTTTTTCTCTACGACGTGGGGCTGGGGTATCTCTCGCTCGGACGCGACGCGCGCACGATTAGCGGCGGCGAAGCGCAGCGCATCAGGATCGCTAGCCAGATCGGATCGGGCCTTAGCGGCGTGATGTACGTGCTAGACGAGCCTAGCATCGGTCTGCACGAGCGCGATACGCTAAAGCTCATCAAAACCCTGCGAAATTTGCAAGCCAAAGGCAACTCGGTTATCGTAGTCGAGCACGATAAAAAGACGATCGAGGAGGCCGACTACGTCGTGGATATCGGGCCTGGAGCGGGGAAATTCGGCGGGCAGATAGTTTTTGCCGGCGACGTGAAAAGCCTGCTTGGCTCAAGTACGCAAACCGCGCTTTACATAAACGGCGAAAAGGAAATCGACTACCGAAAAGACCGAAAAATCGACACGTGGCTTGAGATCTCAAACGTAAATATCAACAATATATCAAATTTAAGCGCGCGCTTTCCGCTGCGAAATTTAGTCGGTATCACGGGAGTTTCGGGCTCTGGTAAAAGCTCGCTCGTGCTACAAACCCTGCTACCTGAAGCCCAGGAGCAGCTAAACCGTGCCAAAAAGGTAAAAAAGGTCGCGGGGGTAAATTTGAGCGGACTAGAAAATCTAGACAAAGTGATCTACCTCGATCAAAGCCCGATCGGCCGCACTCCGCGCAGTAATCCTGCCACCTACACGGGCGTGATGGACGAGATCAGAGGGCTTTTTGCGCAGACTAAGGAAGCCAAACTGCGCGGATACAAGATCGGCAGGTTTAGCTTTAACGTCAAGGGCGGACGCTGCGAAAAGTGCCAAGGCGAGGGCGAGATCACGATCGAGATGCACTTTTTGCCCGACGTAAACGTCGTTTGTGACTCGTGCGGCGGCACTCGCTACAACGCACAGACGCTTGAAATCCTCTACAAAGGCAAAAGTATCGCCGACGTGCTAAATATGAGTATCGACGAGGCGGTGGAGTTTTTTAAATCCGTGCCTAAAATCGCTAGCAAACTAACGACGCTGCAAGACGTGGGTCTGGGCTACATCACGCTGGGACAAAACGCCGTGACGCTAAGCGGCGGCGAGGCGCAGCGCGTAAAACTAGCAAAGGAGCTCAGTCGCTCGGATACTGGAAATACGCTCTATATCCTTGACGAGCCGACTACGGGGCTGCATTTTGCCGACGTCGATAGGCTCGTGCGCGTGCTACATCACCTGGTCGATCTTGGCAACTCGGTCTTTGTCATCGAGCACAACATGGACGTCATCAAAAACTGCGACTACATCGTCGATATGGGGCCTGAAGGCGGCGCAAAAGGCGGTAAAATCATCGCGCAGGGCAGCGTAAAAGAGGTCGCTAAAAATCACGCAAAAACGGGCAGCTATACGGGTAAATTTTTAGCCGAAGAGCTGGAAAATATGAAAAACGCGGCAAAAAAGGCGAAGAAAAAATAA
- a CDS encoding class I SAM-dependent methyltransferase, translating to MNDIQKSYDELPYVSGAFAETSPARLEALASFLSLTPPPSKTAKVLEIGCSYGGNLFPFAIANPQAKALGIDLSEVQINKAKELAAQMRVDNIKFMAKDICDLTDTDVSAYGKFDYIVCHGVYSWVPDAVKDAILKTIKRFLSPNGVAYVSYNVYPGWKIKDTIRDFLVFGTKDVKGEAAKVAKARELLKVLGEYAKFCQKDGNVSQIFLNYESLKFHIDYILSASDSYIAHEYLEVFNDPIYFKDFAAELDKNGLAYLAEVGLEDVFQSNLGIDEFDAYIDANFGSRIQKEQMLDFLTNRVFRRSMITHKDLVSDDFSVNIGADELCKLHISANFDRAKDGYVNINGAPMKPQYDWLYQVFTDVYPASVNFADVVALLKDDENAVKSAYFGFMEILAANCAKLTTYERPKIAYEVGKSRLKERVRGVF from the coding sequence ATGAACGATATACAAAAATCCTACGACGAGCTTCCCTATGTCTCGGGTGCTTTTGCGGAGACTTCTCCCGCACGCCTTGAAGCTTTGGCTTCGTTTTTGTCGCTGACGCCGCCGCCGTCAAAAACGGCTAAAGTGCTGGAAATCGGCTGCAGCTACGGCGGAAATTTATTTCCTTTTGCTATCGCAAACCCGCAGGCAAAGGCTCTTGGCATAGATCTAAGCGAAGTGCAGATAAATAAAGCCAAAGAGCTAGCAGCACAAATGCGCGTGGATAATATAAAATTTATGGCAAAAGATATCTGCGATCTTACGGATACAGACGTGAGTGCTTACGGGAAATTTGACTACATCGTCTGCCACGGCGTTTATAGCTGGGTGCCTGATGCCGTAAAGGACGCGATTTTAAAAACGATCAAGCGATTTTTGAGCCCAAACGGCGTGGCCTACGTGAGCTACAACGTCTATCCGGGCTGGAAGATCAAGGATACGATCAGAGATTTTTTAGTATTTGGCACCAAAGACGTAAAAGGAGAAGCCGCAAAAGTAGCCAAAGCAAGGGAGCTTTTAAAAGTACTTGGCGAATACGCGAAATTTTGTCAAAAAGACGGCAACGTAAGTCAAATTTTCTTAAATTACGAAAGCCTAAAATTTCACATCGACTATATCTTATCCGCTAGCGACTCGTATATAGCGCACGAGTATCTGGAAGTTTTTAACGACCCGATTTATTTTAAGGATTTTGCGGCCGAGCTTGATAAAAACGGCCTTGCCTATCTCGCCGAGGTAGGACTAGAGGACGTTTTTCAATCAAATTTAGGCATAGACGAATTTGACGCATATATAGATGCGAATTTTGGCTCGCGTATCCAAAAAGAACAGATGCTTGATTTTTTAACAAACAGGGTTTTTAGGCGTAGCATGATAACGCACAAAGACCTCGTTTCAGACGACTTTAGCGTAAATATCGGCGCAGACGAGCTTTGCAAGCTGCATATCTCGGCAAATTTCGACCGAGCAAAAGATGGCTACGTAAATATAAACGGCGCTCCGATGAAGCCGCAGTACGACTGGCTTTATCAGGTATTTACCGACGTTTATCCGGCAAGCGTAAATTTCGCCGACGTCGTCGCGCTCTTAAAAGACGATGAAAACGCGGTAAAATCGGCCTATTTTGGCTTTATGGAAATTTTAGCCGCAAACTGCGCAAAGCTAACGACCTACGAGCGCCCAAAAATCGCTTACGAAGTAGGCAAAAGCCGCCTAAAAGAGCGAGTACGGGGGGTATTTTGA
- a CDS encoding sulfite exporter TauE/SafE family protein, translating to MEILSVASIGYVCLGLFVGFLSGFLGIGGGAAAVPILVFLGFDVKYAIGVSVLQMMFSSVYGSLLNLKNKTLDLKPALVLGSGGFCGASASGFIVASVPSKFLLLTLICIQIFNVIKLFFKNPEPKGAHNPSLVPLFFVGLFVGAVAISVGIGGSVIIMPVLINFLNYDIKKAISTGLFFVIFSSISGFISLTLQGLVQYEVGVLVGIGSLISVRFGVALAQKIDRTVQKRCLLALICTTLIIMINKLFA from the coding sequence ATGGAAATTTTATCGGTTGCGTCGATCGGTTACGTTTGTTTGGGGCTATTTGTCGGCTTTTTGTCCGGATTTTTGGGTATCGGCGGCGGTGCGGCAGCCGTACCGATACTCGTATTTTTGGGCTTTGACGTCAAATACGCAATCGGCGTAAGCGTCCTTCAGATGATGTTTAGTTCGGTCTACGGCTCGCTTTTAAATCTCAAAAATAAGACCCTAGATCTAAAGCCCGCTTTGGTACTCGGCAGCGGCGGCTTTTGCGGGGCGAGCGCGAGCGGCTTTATCGTAGCGAGCGTTCCATCGAAATTTTTGCTTCTTACTCTCATTTGTATTCAAATTTTTAACGTTATTAAGTTATTTTTTAAAAATCCGGAGCCAAAAGGTGCGCACAATCCATCTCTCGTACCGCTTTTTTTCGTAGGACTTTTTGTCGGCGCGGTAGCGATCAGCGTGGGTATCGGAGGCTCGGTTATCATCATGCCGGTTTTGATAAATTTCTTAAACTACGACATAAAAAAGGCGATCAGCACGGGACTGTTTTTTGTGATATTTTCGTCGATTTCGGGCTTTATCAGTCTAACTTTGCAAGGGCTCGTGCAGTACGAGGTCGGCGTTTTGGTCGGTATCGGCTCGCTTATAAGCGTGAGGTTTGGCGTAGCTTTGGCGCAAAAGATCGACCGCACCGTCCAAAAAAGATGCCTGCTTGCGCTTATTTGCACGACGCTAATTATAATGATAAATAAGCTTTTTGCTTAA
- a CDS encoding DUF302 domain-containing protein — protein MKRLFLMIFAGLNLAFAGVTEGQSELELEAAVKRFQRLLDMRDISEFAVVPHHVFAAQTGVNLTPSITVIFGAPGVLAPLIECEPRLALELPFKFLFQKRKGKTVVSFEDIKSVAARYGASDCPALDAAQRLERELFDAAVK, from the coding sequence TTGAAAAGATTGTTTTTGATGATTTTTGCGGGGTTAAATTTAGCCTTTGCAGGCGTCACGGAAGGCCAAAGCGAGCTAGAGCTAGAAGCCGCGGTTAAGAGATTTCAAAGGCTGCTTGATATGAGAGATATTAGCGAATTTGCCGTAGTGCCCCATCACGTTTTCGCCGCGCAAACGGGAGTAAATTTGACGCCGTCGATCACGGTAATCTTCGGCGCTCCTGGCGTACTTGCGCCGTTAATAGAATGCGAACCGCGGCTAGCGCTGGAGCTTCCGTTTAAGTTTTTATTTCAAAAAAGAAAGGGTAAAACAGTCGTGAGCTTTGAGGATATAAAAAGCGTCGCAGCCAGATACGGCGCCTCGGACTGTCCCGCCCTAGACGCGGCGCAAAGGCTAGAGCGCGAGCTTTTTGACGCCGCCGTCAAATGA
- a CDS encoding anthranilate synthase component I family protein yields the protein MLLLSPVFYYEKIREKFANSYLAEDTTQTIVGIDCEYISSEQTDFARLKSYFKAQKFDAPFAGLFGVLGYGGIKYFEKIPEFNASQYDFPDFFYANARAYLHFDKNSKIYSFYGDSERYYDFLVKFSAEDEVKAAQDRAKRQSEYKILTDLNGEKEHFLNIAKRAKEYLKSGDVFQVVLSEQLKLASDMDSLDFYRALSEANPSPYMFHFPTPYGDVAGSSPELVCEIKEGNIYVAPIAGTRGRGKDATQDAALESELLSDEKELAEHKMLIDLARNDIGRVSKPKSVAVKNAMRIVRYESVMHIVSDVYGAKADDLDAFDAVGSIFPAGTLSGTPKIRAMEIIAELEPYRRNAYGGGIGFFHFNGDAQMAILIRSAIFARKFDGKFDASGHDPHLDGANESNLKSGERRENFAEIFVQAGAGIVIDSVPEYEYKEICKKRASVLNVFAKNAKEI from the coding sequence ATGCTACTTTTGAGCCCAGTTTTTTATTACGAAAAGATCCGCGAAAAATTCGCTAACTCCTACCTCGCCGAGGATACGACGCAGACTATCGTCGGCATCGACTGCGAGTATATAAGCAGCGAGCAAACCGATTTTGCAAGGCTTAAGAGCTATTTTAAAGCTCAAAAATTTGACGCGCCTTTTGCGGGATTGTTTGGGGTGTTGGGCTACGGTGGGATAAAATATTTTGAAAAAATCCCCGAATTTAATGCCTCGCAGTATGATTTCCCCGACTTTTTCTACGCCAATGCCCGCGCCTATCTGCACTTTGATAAAAATAGCAAAATTTACAGCTTTTACGGCGATAGCGAGCGGTATTACGATTTTTTAGTTAAATTTAGCGCAGAGGACGAAGTAAAAGCCGCCCAGGACCGCGCAAAACGGCAGAGCGAATATAAGATTTTAACCGATTTGAACGGCGAAAAAGAGCATTTTCTAAACATTGCAAAGCGCGCCAAAGAGTATCTAAAAAGCGGCGACGTCTTTCAAGTCGTGCTAAGCGAGCAGCTAAAACTAGCCTCGGATATGGATAGCTTGGATTTCTACCGAGCCTTAAGCGAGGCAAACCCGAGCCCCTATATGTTTCACTTCCCGACCCCCTACGGCGACGTCGCGGGCTCTAGCCCAGAGCTAGTCTGCGAGATCAAAGAGGGTAACATCTACGTCGCGCCCATAGCCGGCACGCGCGGACGCGGTAAGGACGCGACCCAGGACGCTGCGCTCGAGAGCGAACTGCTAAGCGACGAAAAAGAGCTAGCCGAGCACAAAATGCTCATCGACCTCGCCCGCAACGACATCGGCCGCGTCAGCAAGCCAAAAAGCGTCGCGGTCAAAAACGCCATGCGCATCGTGCGCTACGAGAGCGTGATGCATATCGTAAGCGACGTCTACGGCGCGAAGGCGGACGATCTGGATGCATTTGACGCGGTCGGTAGCATCTTCCCCGCAGGTACGCTCAGCGGTACGCCCAAAATCCGCGCCATGGAGATCATCGCCGAGCTTGAGCCCTATAGGCGCAACGCATACGGCGGCGGTATCGGATTTTTCCACTTTAACGGCGACGCGCAAATGGCGATTTTGATTAGAAGCGCAATATTTGCGCGTAAATTTGACGGCAAATTTGACGCTAGCGGGCATGATCCGCACCTTGACGGCGCAAACGAGTCAAATTTAAAAAGCGGGGAGCGCAGGGAAAATTTTGCCGAAATTTTTGTGCAGGCGGGAGCCGGCATAGTTATAGATAGCGTTCCCGAATACGAATATAAAGAAATTTGTAAAAAACGCGCCTCGGTGCTAAACGTGTTTGCGAAAAACGCAAAGGAAATTTGA